The following nucleotide sequence is from Corylus avellana chromosome ca7, CavTom2PMs-1.0.
ATCAAGGATTTGCTACCTTTAACAAAGACATTCAGGGGCTTCGAAATAATCTTCACAACAACCATTCTCAACTGATTGGCAAGAACTTTGGCAATGATCTTATATACCCCACTCACAAGACTAACAGGCCGGAATGCCTTTGTTGAAAAGGTAGGTACTTCCCCATTGCTATTTAGACATGCCCTTAGTTTATAGTCATCCTTTAGGATATCATTGGTTGGCAGTATTAAAGTTTCTTCTATTCCAGAAATCGAACATGTTATGCAAGGAATCTTCCTATTTATGGGAATTTCAGTATGCGGAACATCTGCCTGTGTAGTGAAATTATGAAGCTTGCTAGTACATTTGTGCTTGCTATTTCATTTGTTGGATTAGTTATGATAGAAATAGTTAACTTGACTCAACAAACTATGATGTTTATGTTCCAGACATTGATGCTTGGTGTGCAAGGGGATCGATCACATGCCCCTGTAACTTCCATGTGCTTCAACCACCAGGGAGACCTGCTCTTAGCTGGTTATGGTGATGGTCATATTACTGTTTGGGACATACAGAGATCATCAGCTGCAAAGGTTATTACTGGAGAGCATACATTACCAATAGTACATACATTGTTTCTGGGTCAGGATTCTCAGGTTACTCGTCAATTTAAAGCAGTTACTGGTGATAGTAAGGGTCTAGTTCTGTTGCATGCTTTCTCAGTGGTTCCCTTACTCAATAGGTTCTCCATCAAAACCCAGGTAACACGTTAGTCTGCTTTAATATGTGATTTATGATTTCTACCATCATGTATTATATGCTTATGAGTTGATATCCTACCCAAACCAATGATCATATTATTGCATGAAATAGTGTCTCCTTGATGGACTAAAAACCGGACTTGTGCTATCAGCTTCACCACTCCTTTTTGACGAATTCTCTGGAGTTGCTTCCCTGTCCTCTCAGGGAAACAATGCAGTTTCTTCCAGTAGTCTTGGTAGTATGGTGGGAGGCGTAGTTGGCGGAGATGCAGGCTGGAAACTCTTTAATGAAACCTCTTCTTTAGTTGAAGAAGGTGTGGTCATATTTGTCACCCAACAAACTGCTCTAGTGGTATGAAGCCCTCAGATGATTGCGCAAATTCCATGTACCTTTTGTCTTGTGAATTGATCTCTTCTTCGTTGTGGGTATATCTTTTCTTTATTACAGGTAAGGCTCACTCCAACTTTGGAAGTCTATGCTCAACTTTCTAAGCCGGATGGGGTTCGTGAGGGTGCTATGCCTTATACTGCATGGAAATGCATGACACAGTCACGTGGTTCACCTACTGGTATGCATTGACCGAGTCTCTTGAGCTTCATATTGAGATCTTTGATCTTTCTAATATTTGAATTTGTTACAGAAAATATGCCTGTGGAAGCAGCAGAGAGAGTTTCCTTGCTCGCAATTGCTTGGGATCGGAAAGTTCAGGTTGCAAAGTTAGTCAAATCAGAGCTAAAAGTATATGGGAAATGGTCTGTTGACAGTCCAGTTGTAGGTCTGGCTTGGTTGGATGATCAGGTACATTTTTTTATGTTCATTTGTCTTGTTTTGTATATCGACAACATAATTCAGGCTACTTGTTTTGGTTCAGTGATTCTTTTCCTAGTAAATAATTGTGCGTTCTCTGTACTTAGTATTTGATTAGTTTTCTCCATATAAATATGAAGATAAGGGTTTTATGCTTGTCCAGATGCTGGTGGTGCTCACATTAACTGGACAACTCTGTTTGTTCACTAAGGAAGGAACTGTGATTCACCAAACAAGATTTTCTGTGGATGGCTCTGGAGGAGATGATCTTGTTGCATATCATACTCACTTCGTCAATTCCTTTGGAAACCCTGAGAAAGCTTATCACAATTGTATAGCTGTAAGAGGAGCTTCTGTATATGTACTTGGACCTATGCATCTTGTTATTTCTCGCCTTCTCCCATGGAAGGAACGGATTCAGGTTCTGAAGAAAGCAGGTGACTGGATGGGTGCCCTTAACATGGCAATGACACTTTATGATGGCCAAGCTCATGGCGTTATTGACCTCCCTAGAAGCTTGGATGCTGTACAGGAGGCCATAATGCCGTACCTGGTAGAGTTGCTTTTGTCATATGTAGATGAAGTATTTTCCTATATTTTGGTGGCATTTTGCAACCAAATTGAAAAAGTGGAACAGCTGGAAAACCCAAATAGTAGAAGCAGTTCTGTGCACTCTGAAATAAAAGAGCAATACACTCGCGTGGGTGGAGTTGCTGTTGAATTCTGTGTTCATATCAAGAGGACTGACATtctttttgatgaaattttctccaaGTTTGTGGCTGTTCAACAGATAGGTATAATCACACCTATATTTCTTCTTGCATTAAATGCTTCAATTAGAATGAAGTTTTGATATCTGGGTTGGTATCCAATTTTAAGTGCAATATTATGGTAACTCGATCTGTGATAATCATAACACTAAACTCCTAGCATAGAACGTTTTTTTTAGGAATTCTTTTAACTTGAATGGGTTCCGACTGTTTGGACAGTCAGATTACTGTAGGGTGGCAACAATACATGTTTGGATGTTTGGGGGAAGATGATCAATTGCGAGATAATGCTTAGCAAGCTTTCCTTGTAATGGAACTTTTTCTAacgttatttatattttacatttgCATTTTTAAGTTTGAGTTTGTTATTTAAAGGGATGACCAGGATATTAAGTTCTCTTCTAGTACCTTGAGAGTGATTGAATCCATAACTTTTTGATAGTACGGGACTAGGTTGTGGGAATGGTATTTCCTTCTCTTTGGGATCCTTCCTTTCTTCAAACGGAATGAGCAGAGATAGAATACTGATTTCCTAAATTCCTTTGCGTATTCTTCCATATTTTTGTTGTCGCATACAGTAATTTATCCATTTAGCAGCCTTTAAAAGCTACCTTTAAAAGCTACTCTTGCACTGATTTGCCTTTCATTACAACTTTTAGACACATTTTTGGAGCTTTTGGAGCCATATATTTTGAGGGATATGCTTGGATCTCTACCACCTGAGGTATTGCTTGATATCCAATTGTTTAGCCACATTGGCAGCTTAATCATACATTGtgatatttctttttccttctctttggTAAGATTATGCAAGCACTCGTAGAGCATTATAGCAGCAAGGGGTGGTTACAGCGAGTTGAACAATGTGTCCTTCACATGGATATCTCTTCCTTGGATTTCAATCAGGTCTTACTCTCAAAAtctttgttaattgttttcCTTGTTGAACTAAATTCATTTGTTATGATGTATTGACTTGAATTATTTTGTTATCATTAGGTTGTCAGGTTATGTAGGGAGCACGGATTATATGGTGCTCTGGTTTATCTCTTCAATAAAGGATTGAATGATTTTAGGGCTCCTTTAGAGGAGCTGTTTGTGGTGTTGCGAAATAGTCTAAAGGAAAGTGCTGCTGCCCTTGGGTATGTTGTGTTGATATGTTTCATGTATATTCTAATTTATTGAATATGGAAGGTTTACTAGTATCATGGCTTCTTATATTAGTTTGCTTTCCTTTTATAATAAATGCTGTCATATCAATATTCAAAAAGTTGACTGACTTTATAACCTTATCCTTGTCTTTGTTGGGGTGGGGGGACATCATGACTCGGGAGGATTTCCTTATTTTAGATTTATACAGTAGAAtcattatttaagaaaaaaaagggggaggaaAAACTGTTCCAGTCTAAGGGTTTGACCTTTTATCAAATCAGTCTCTAGGGTTCAAAATCGATCCTTAAGGTGTAATCCGTTATCAAATCACTTCCTCTATCACGCTTATGTTAAATTTTCTGACGGAATGTCGCATCATATCCAATATTATTGCGACACGTGTAAAATGCTACATCATAAAATGCATATCATAAAATGCCATGTCACTAAAAAAAGCCTCATCAGCATTgacgattaaaaaaaaaaaaaaaaaaactgaaggtTTGCTGTGGGAGAGGGGTGGCCATGCAGCCAACGCCAAAATCTTCAATGCTCTTTACCTGACCGAAATGAAGGATGACGATGCCCTTCCAACAATGACAACTAAAACCATGAAAGAAAGCTCGGATTCAAGTCTAGTTGGTAAAGGTCAGTATAAGTACTGGGCATTGGCGGCCATTTTGTTGCTGGCATTTTGGTCCAGGTTCACCGGCACCGTCACATTCCATTGGTCTGCCGGTAACCTCAACCGGCACTCCGACAACTTCAATAGCCCCATTCATGATGATCTTGACAACCTCGTAAgcatttgtatttcttttttgtgtgtgtttctgGATTTGGATCTTTGAGAGGGATTTGATTGGGGGTACATGAAATGGAGGAGAGGTAGAAGGTGGTGAGGCACATGCTGGATGTGTACACCAGCAGTTGTTGGATCAGATTACCGAGATTCTGGGAGGAGGCCTTCAAGGCTGCCTACGAGGATTTGACCAAGAGGGCATTATTGAGAGGTTTCCTTGCCTACAACAGATCCCACGGTCTGCCcttagattttttcttttcaccatTGCTGATGAGACCTAAgggtgtcaatacggttacagttagcggttattggcaataactgctaaccataACCTCCtaagcggttagtagatttcactaaccgcaaccgctaaccgcctagagTTTAGCGGTTAGTtactaaccgccggttagcggttagtgaaataggtaaccgcccgctaactgcttttttaaaattgggctttttttgggcgtttttggactttttttatTACTGTAgtattttttaccctcatttgttttttgtatttttagtgtcttcttaggcccaatttttataaaaataatccatattgaaaaataaaaaatatttgaccccaaatttacatttacttgtactttaaaaaaattctttaaatattaaatcataacgggttaactttaaaataataataataataataataataataaaacacacacacgcacacaacatataaaaataaaaaataaaaaaattcaacacaacatataaaaaaagttcaacacaactgtcacaacatataaaaaatataaaaaaaaaaaagttcaacacaacatataaaagaagttcaaataaaacgtATGAtgtatatgattatatgtcatattatatatgattatatgtattatttgttattatataatcatatgatttaataatcaattcatcatgtgatataatcatatcaataatagtgataatattactaaaattagaatgataatacattaatacttcaattgtgtttataaataacacattgtttaatccaatgtcaattacttaatttgatattatacgaatcacattatcattgtacattaataatatgattcacttgaataaagtatttgaattgtcattgaatcatatgattaagtattgatattatacatttatattattcatatgcatatatgtataattataatttataacatatatagacttataagtttataacatacattggaactaagtctttaggtacttaattgttgtattagtatgaattggtatacttatgatttatgtcatattatatatgtatattttgttattatataatcatataaattagaatgataatacattaatacttcaattgtggttataagtaacacattattgaatctaataccaattacttaatttgatattatacgaatcaaattatcattgtacattaataatatgattaacttgaataaaatatttgaattgtcattgaatcatatgatttagtattgatcttatacatttatattattcatatgcatagatgtataattataatttataacatagatacacttataagtttataacatacattggaactaagtctctagatacttaattgttgtattagtatgaattggtatacttatgagttatgtcatattatatatgtataatttgttattatataatcaaatgatttaatgatcaattgattatgtgatataatcatataaattatagtgataatatattaatactcaaattgtgatttaattatctaaaaaaaaattgtgatttaatgatcaagtgattatgttatatgtataaatattattataattagaattataaaaatatattatataaaaaggcggttggcggttagcggttacggttagtaaacccaataacctctaaccgctaggcggttatagcggttaggtggttagcggttaatacggttacgCGGTTacacggttagcggttataacggttagcggttagaaaCCGCCcacattgacacccctaatgaGACCTTTTAAATGTGTTGCAATACCATTGGGTATAATGTGACATTTGTCAAGAAATTTCACGAAGTGTGACAGAGTTGAGTGATTTGATAACGGATTAAACTTTAAAGATTGATTTGATCAAGTATGAATCCCagtgagtgatttgataaaaggTCAAACCCTAGGTATTGTAACTGTATTTTCCCCCCCAAGAAAAACACTTCTAAGGAAATCTAAACAGTGTGCTAGTATAACATCATGTTACGAATATAGTATTCGAGGAACTGCAAATAATCCTAATCTTAAGAAGCTTCCAAACAGCTGGTTTGAATTAGGGCTGCAGCTGCTGGGCCTTTGTGGCATGGAGTTGCTTCATCAATCAGTGTGCAAGCttgcttcttcctcttccattCACCTTATCTCCCTGAAATTAATTTCCTAATTCTAATTTGTTATAGTATGTGAAATGATATAAGTTTTGAAAACTGTGATAGAACGGTGGGGGAGTCAAgtcttttttattcaatattatTTACCTTTGGACAGCTGCGTTTCTCTATCATTATTAGCTTAGTTTTCAcgattttttttcatctctttctcgTTTGAGTTAGGTgtttctcatgtatacttcttgtgCACTTGGGTTGCGCTTTTTCGCTTTTTGAATGatatatttcgattacttattaaaaaaaaattcttatagtATGTGCAGTCCTCCGTGGAAACTTGTTTGTTGAGAAAACATGTAAAAACTCATTCTGGCTTGTTTGTATCTCAACTGTGCCTTAGTAAAGTTTTATTCATGTGTGCAACATGCTATTCAGAGGTTACATTTAAAGaaattcctttttgttttgtttttattttctagacCATGAACAAAAACTGTCAAATAGGGTATCAAAACATGAGTGTTTTAGTAGTGGTTGGTAGTGTAAACATTTACtgggaattaaaaaaatactatgaAAAAATTGAGGAAAAGGTAGTTTAACTTTTGATTGAATAAAACATGTGGCATAGGACTATGATAGCATATCTTGGAGAGATGTTACTTTATTCTAGTATGGTAGTAATAGAATTGCAGAAAATATCTTCAGAGAGTTATGGAATTGGATGGATTGATTGATTGAAATATAAGAAGAGCTGCCCTTGACCCCTTATTGTTTTGCTTATTCAGACTGTTATGGAATTGGATGGATTGATTGAAATATAACTATATTCATATTTGTAGTGTTATTTATGTTTTTGGCTTCTTATAATTAGATTTTTGACTTCTCAGGATTGGTTTTCTATTGCCGCTTTGAAGTAGTCaccttttccttttgttcttgCTAACAGGTATAGGATGCTTGTTTATCTGAAATACTGCTTTTCAGGTCTTGCTTTTCCACCAGGTGAGTATTTATTGTTGTTGGGATTTTTCAATCTGTTCTGCAAGTAAATGTGAAAAAGGCTCTATGGATATTTCATTTTCCTACAAATAAGGGTTGGTAATTGAGTTTAGTCTAAAACTTTCTAGATGTTTTTTAAGTGTCTTGGGTTTATCTTCTTTGAATTTAAAGTAGTCGTTTATTGGGTTTTAGTAGGTCTTTTGTTTACTAGTCAAATTAGGAGTCTTAGTCATAATAGGTTAAATTGTCGATGAGTATACATAACTATGCTTTATCATACTTAAAGAATTGAAAAATTGCGATAATGGAATATTGAGTTTAGAGTGTTTAGCAAGCTGGCCTagtgttcttttcttttattgttttcaaaatGTGTGGTTTTTAAGTACTAATATCAGTGTCAATGTTCATCATGCTAGTAATAGCCAGGGTACAGCCTGGTACCAGTATTATGACTTCATTTGCAAATGTTTTTGTTGCAACTTAACATTCATAAAAGGGGGACCtgtcttctttcttcattctgTATGCATAGGACCTTCCATTACTTCAAAATGGTGTTGTTAATATTCCAGCCCTAATTCCCAGGATATGATTAACCGTGAAGCTTATCATTGTTATGAGACAGTGAGCATTTGAGTGTTGAAAAGTGACCTGTTTCTCTTGTGAAACTGTTAACTGTAGTGCCTGGTCTCTAGATTTTGCACTGGATTTAAGTGTTATGGAATAGGTATGAGGCAGTCAAGCAGGAGTATCTTGCTTCTTTCTATAATGTACGTGTTTTGAAGCTGTAGCACTTGTACACCTTCATTTCCATGCTTTTGGGATCGAACTGATTTAGAAACATTGAAGCCAAAAGTTTGCCTTTTGCAGGACAAGGAACTCTGCCCACTACACGCTTGCCATCACTTAGGACCGAACTTCTACAATTTCTACTAGAAAAATCTGATGCCCTGAATTCACAAGCAGTTTCAAGCTTATCATCTGGAGGAGCATACCTGAACCTGTATCATCTTTTACAGTTAGATACTGAAGCTAGTTTAGATGTTCTGAGATGTGCGTTTGTAGAAGATGAAATCCCAAAACCCAACTTTTCATCGCATGATTCAGCAGATGAAAATATGGAGgtgaaaaaagaagatgataGTGGATGTAAAAATTTATTGGTTCAAGATACGTTGAATGCTCTTGTTCATATTCTTAGTAGGGACATCTTCCAAACTGAGAGGTCTGGTAGCAAAGATGTCATGGGATCAGTTGAAGAGTGGCCTTCAAAGAAAGACATAGGTCATATTTATGAGTTTATAGCATACTATGTTGCATGTAGAAGagctaatgtctcaaaaagtgTACTGAGTCAGATTTTAGAGTATTTAACATCACAGAATACTTTTCCACCTAGTGTTTCCACACATCGTATAATttcaaaaagaagagagaagcagGTGCTTGCCCTTCTAGAAGTAGTTCCTGAGACTGACTGGAATGATTCTCATGTGTTAGATCTATGTGAGAAAGCACAATTTTACCAGGTATGTTTACACATACTTCTTATGATGTTTTGCCTGGAAGCATATTGCCACAATCTGGAAATTCTTTGTTTCTGTTACCTGTAATATCAGCTCTATTGTAATTTTGCAGGTTTGTGGCTTTATTCATAGTATCAGACACCGGTATCTTGCTGCATTGGATAGCTACATGAAAGATGTAGATGAACCCATTCACGCATTCTCCTTTATCAACAAAACATTATTACAGCTGAGTGACAGTGAACTTGCCGTTTTTCAGTCAGCAGTCATCTCTCGGATACCCGAGCTGGTTGACTTAAGCAGGTAGTGCTTTTTATTGTTCAAGTTATCTGTGGGTCTAAATGGTAACCAGGATCTTTTGTTGCTCaggaatttatttattctgcATTTGATCTCATGCATTCCTGATCCTTTGCAGAGAGGGTTCGTTCTTCTTGGTCATTGATCATTTCAACAAAGAAGCTTCACATATCCTGTCTGAACTTCACTCTCATCCACGAAGCCTTTTCCTCTATTTAAAAACAGTCATTGAGGTTCACTTATCTGGCACCCtcaatttttcttatttaagaCAAGATGATTTTATGGATTCTTCTGATGGAAGAAGGGTAAAGGATCAGTCTAGAGGACTTGAGTTCTACATGGAGAAAATCTCTGATTTCCCCAAGTTCCTGCGTAATAATCCGGTTGAAGTGACTGATGATATGATTGAGCTTTATCTGGAGGTGAGCATTTGTAAAACTGTATCTGAAATTCAAGTATGAAATGATTGAGGTTGTGTTTGGAATTTGCATTTGGATTTATGGTTTGCATTTGGAATGCAGAGATTCAAAAGCATTTGGAAACCCATTGTATAGATAGAATTATTTCAAATCCAGAATTTTAAGTTTCTTATTTGGATACTTTACATGctatgaatttgaatttgaaatctCTTCCTTCTAACTTGCACCAGTGAATATTTAACATaagtaactaatttatttaaaaataaaaatttgctgaAGAAGGTATTGCTCTGTGCACTCGTTGGTGGCTTGGTTCAATAGTCACTGATAATAATCAGGCAAAAAAAGGGATTTCTCAAATTAATGAAAAGGGTTTTGAGGGCAAAACCAAAACATGTATTGGTTTCATTTCCTTTTGCCACTCTGATTTTCTTGCTCTCCAGACAACCCTAATGAGATAAATCTA
It contains:
- the LOC132186307 gene encoding uncharacterized protein LOC132186307 isoform X1 encodes the protein MTKSLATTEFPPPTMELDLDAFLNSPLTSDGDDDDPENPNSVLHRTIDEILNASDSSTSSSPPTSPLSIHIRALNPKQEVSQSVNDAVSVSLPKAPSESSISETQTVQSKPGSFARVRPGGGFSDDTLRRALPSLFGGVRPNAKPGAALAAAAAASRALPTPHAAAIKSRRAANSQLVSDGLDSANGIRDEKMGDFQSAEVSRGNEVLEGVKDEGFGELSHGKEVESEAENVAQVDGLRVSDNDEELAETSTPISNSNVEPVNVEEDASNANPDEDACVVDENNSEVLDADGSEDKGGHSLDEFHEKRKVEEDSTMEALETRDLGKDIHGLKDDEDTSSLSDITELVEERIGQLESRRISKRAEQKSRASMKPLELAEELEKKNASTGLHWEEGAAAQPMRLEGVRRGSTTLGYFDIESDNTITRTISSHLCRRDYGSPQVLAVHTSYIAVGMSKGVILVVPSKYSCYNPDHMDAKTLMLGVQGDRSHAPVTSMCFNHQGDLLLAGYGDGHITVWDIQRSSAAKVITGEHTLPIVHTLFLGQDSQVTRQFKAVTGDSKGLVLLHAFSVVPLLNRFSIKTQCLLDGLKTGLVLSASPLLFDEFSGVASLSSQGNNAVSSSSLGSMVGGVVGGDAGWKLFNETSSLVEEGVVIFVTQQTALVVRLTPTLEVYAQLSKPDGVREGAMPYTAWKCMTQSRGSPTENMPVEAAERVSLLAIAWDRKVQVAKLVKSELKVYGKWSVDSPVVGLAWLDDQMLVVLTLTGQLCLFTKEGTVIHQTRFSVDGSGGDDLVAYHTHFVNSFGNPEKAYHNCIAVRGASVYVLGPMHLVISRLLPWKERIQVLKKAGDWMGALNMAMTLYDGQAHGVIDLPRSLDAVQEAIMPYLVELLLSYVDEVFSYILVAFCNQIEKVEQLENPNSRSSSVHSEIKEQYTRVGGVAVEFCVHIKRTDILFDEIFSKFVAVQQIDTFLELLEPYILRDMLGSLPPEIMQALVEHYSSKGWLQRVEQCVLHMDISSLDFNQVVRLCREHGLYGALVYLFNKGLNDFRAPLEELFVVLRNSLKESAAALGYRMLVYLKYCFSGLAFPPGQGTLPTTRLPSLRTELLQFLLEKSDALNSQAVSSLSSGGAYLNLYHLLQLDTEASLDVLRCAFVEDEIPKPNFSSHDSADENMEVKKEDDSGCKNLLVQDTLNALVHILSRDIFQTERSGSKDVMGSVEEWPSKKDIGHIYEFIAYYVACRRANVSKSVLSQILEYLTSQNTFPPSVSTHRIISKRREKQVLALLEVVPETDWNDSHVLDLCEKAQFYQVCGFIHSIRHRYLAALDSYMKDVDEPIHAFSFINKTLLQLSDSELAVFQSAVISRIPELVDLSREGSFFLVIDHFNKEASHILSELHSHPRSLFLYLKTVIEVHLSGTLNFSYLRQDDFMDSSDGRRVKDQSRGLEFYMEKISDFPKFLRNNPVEVTDDMIELYLELLCQYEPDSVLKFLETFDSYRVEHCLRLCQEYGIIDAAAFLLERVGDVGSALLLTLSGLDSKFVELDTALGGLVSNGTSSSAAGTEDFCTVLYMKEVNAIHNILNACIGLCQRNTPRLNPEESETLWFRLLDSFCDPLMDSYGDEMVSGGENHVQMLPESSASHEDEEAGIVKWRISKSHRGAHILRKLFSRFIKEIVEGMIGYVRLPTIMSKLLSDNGSQEFGDFKLTILGMLGIYGFERRILDTAKSLIEDDTFYTMSLLKKGASHAYAPRSFICCICNCLLMKDSSSFSIRVFNCGHATHLQCEVPENEATSRGTSSGCPICMPKKKSQKAKNKSILPDNGLVSKFSSRPQQARGTNILHPHESDASENPYGLQPISRFEILASLQKDQRFALIENMPQLRLAPPAVYHERVKKGTDIFTGESSNGLTKIEKPGKIRQLRELRVKGSSRFPLKSSIFGKQKSSKR
- the LOC132186307 gene encoding uncharacterized protein LOC132186307 isoform X2; its protein translation is MTKSLATTEFPPPTMELDLDAFLNSPLTSDGDDDDPENPNSVLHRTIDEILNASDSSTSSSPPTSPLSIHIRALNPKQEVSQSVNDAVSVSLPKAPSESSISETQTVQSKPGSFARVRPGGGFSDDTLRRALPSLFGGVRPNAKPGAALAAAAAASRALPTPHAAAIKSRRAANSQLVSDGLDSANGIRDEKMGDFQSAEVSRGNEVLEGVKDEGFGELSHGKEVESEAENVAQVDGLRVSDNDEELAETSTPISNSNVEPVNVEEDASNANPDEDACVVDENNSEVLDADGSEDKGGHSLDEFHEKRKVEEDSTMEALETRDLGKDIHGLKDDEDTSSLSDITELVEERIGQLESRRISKRAEQKSRASMKPLELAEELEKKNASTGLHWEEGAAAQPMRLEGVRRGSTTLGYFDIESDNTITRTISSHLCRRDYGSPQVLAVHTSYIAVGMSKGVILVVPSKYSCYNPDHMDAKTLMLGVQGDRSHAPVTSMCFNHQGDLLLAGYGDGHITVWDIQRSSAAKVITGEHTLPIVHTLFLGQDSQVTRQFKAVTGDSKGLVLLHAFSVVPLLNRFSIKTQCLLDGLKTGLVLSASPLLFDEFSGVASLSSQGNNAVSSSSLGSMVGGVVGGDAGWKLFNETSSLVEEGVVIFVTQQTALVVRLTPTLEVYAQLSKPDGVREGAMPYTAWKCMTQSRGSPTENMPVEAAERVSLLAIAWDRKVQVAKLVKSELKVYGKWSVDSPVVGLAWLDDQMLVVLTLTGQLCLFTKEGTVIHQTRFSVDGSGGDDLVAYHTHFVNSFGNPEKAYHNCIAVRGASVYVLGPMHLVISRLLPWKERIQVLKKAGDWMGALNMAMTLYDGQAHGVIDLPRSLDAVQEAIMPYLVELLLSYVDEVFSYILVAFCNQIEKVEQLENPNSRSSSVHSEIKEQYTRVGGVAVEFCVHIKRTDILFDEIFSKFVAVQQIDTFLELLEPYILRDMLGSLPPEIMQALVEHYSSKGWLQRVEQCVLHMDISSLDFNQVVRLCREHGLYGALVYLFNKGLNDFRAPLEELFVVLRNSLKESAAALGYRMLVYLKYCFSGLAFPPGQGTLPTTRLPSLRTELLQFLLEKSDALNSQAVSSLSSGGAYLNLYHLLQLDTEASLDVLRCAFVEDEIPKPNFSSHDSADENMEVKKEDDSGCKNLLVQDTLNALVHILSRDIFQTERSGSKDVMGSVEEWPSKKDIGHIYEFIAYYVACRRANVSKSVLSQILEYLTSQNTFPPSVSTHRIISKRREKQVLALLEVVPETDWNDSHVLDLCEKAQFYQVCGFIHSIRHRYLAALDSYMKDVDEPIHAFSFINKTLLQLSDSELAVFQSAVISRIPELVDLSREGSFFLVIDHFNKEASHILSELHSHPRSLFLYLKTVIEVHLSGTLNFSYLRQDDFMDSSDGRRVKDQSRGLEFYMEKISDFPKFLRNNPVEVTDDMIELYLELLCQYEPDSVLKFLETFDSYRVEHCLRLCQEYGIIDAAAFLLERVGDVGSALLLTLSGLDSKFVELDTALGGLVSNGTSSSAAGTEDFCTVLYMKEVNAIHNILNACIGLCQRNTPRLNPEESETLWFRLLDSILPNP